Genomic DNA from Desulfobaculum bizertense DSM 18034:
GACGACAGTTCCTTTATTCGCTTGGTGTCATCGGGGCAGGTGCCGGTTTTGGTCTCCCTCTCCTGAGCAAAGCCTGCACGCTGCCTGAAACAACCCAGACTCAGCTCATGATGGGCACGTTTGTGACCATCTCTGCGCGCAATCAGAGTGCCTCTCTTTTGGAAGAGGCTCTGGCTGACGCCTTCCAGCAGGTCAAAGATGGCGAAGCACTCTTCACCCGACATTCAGCCTCAAGTCCGCTTGGCGTGCTGAATGCGCAGGGAAGCTTACGCAATGCACCGGCTCCGCTTCTTGGCCTGCTTGGTAAATCTCTCAAGCTTGCAACGCAAACACAGGGTGGTTTCAATCCCGCCATTGTGCCCGTTCTTGACGCACTCAATGCATCCGGAGCAGCTTCTGTTTCTGCTTTGCCCAAATCCATACAGGCAGAGCTGCGAACTGTGACTGATCCCCGAGCCGTCGCTGTTCAGGGCAATCACATTCGCCTTTCACATTCTGGCATGGGGCTTTCACTGGATGGTATCGCCAAAGGTCACATCGTCGACCTAGCAACTGCACGTCTGGAGCGTCGCGGCATCACAGACTACCTCATCAATGCAGGTGGCGACATCCGAGTCGGTTCAGCAGGCAAGAGCTGGACCATCGGCATTCAGGACGGAAATAATCCTGCTCGCAACAGTATGGTCCTCCCTCTCCGTTCTGGTGCCATTGCCACTTCTGGCAACTACGAAAGCCTCGCCACCAAGGGCTATGCCCACCTCGTGCCCGGCCAGCTCAATACGTGCTCCAGCCTGATAAGCGTGACAGCTGCAGCGCCGAGCTGTGCCGAGGCCGACTCTTTGGC
This window encodes:
- a CDS encoding FAD:protein FMN transferase, which encodes MVSRRQFLYSLGVIGAGAGFGLPLLSKACTLPETTQTQLMMGTFVTISARNQSASLLEEALADAFQQVKDGEALFTRHSASSPLGVLNAQGSLRNAPAPLLGLLGKSLKLATQTQGGFNPAIVPVLDALNASGAASVSALPKSIQAELRTVTDPRAVAVQGNHIRLSHSGMGLSLDGIAKGHIVDLATARLERRGITDYLINAGGDIRVGSAGKSWTIGIQDGNNPARNSMVLPLRSGAIATSGNYESLATKGYAHLVPGQLNTCSSLISVTAAAPSCAEADSLATALFAMGTERGAAYLKQHPQYSCVWQTTNGVIPSSQWSHTV